Within Epilithonimonas zeae, the genomic segment CCATTTTTATATTGAACAAAGGAGAAACGTGATAATCTATTATCATTCCTTCAAAAATATCATCGTTCTCTAATTGTGTAAGCACAGTGAAGTTCATATCTTTGGGAGTGATTACAGAAAGATTATTAGCGGAGGAAAAAAAGTCCCAGGCTTTCTCAATATTACAATTCAGTTGTTGTTCTCTTTTCAATTGGTGTTTCATTTTCTTTCATTTAATTTACAATATCAGGATTGATAAAGTAATATTTGTGCATTTTTGACTAAACAAAATCAGTTCCAAATTATATGGAAAACTTATATTCTACATAACAGCCCATCATTAATGATATTTTCCGACTGTTAGAAATTCGGATTCTTTGATTAATAATCTTATTGGCTGATGTTTTTTTGATTTTATTGAATAACGAAACATAATATCTGTAAGCTAAGTAAACCCCAAATCTGGAAGAGTTAGGCAGTTTTTTAATCCCTTCTAAAGCTTGGGAAAATTCGTGTTCTATTTCTTTTTCAATTTCCGATTTTACATTTTGGTCAAAAGAAGTAATATCAACATTTGGGAAATAAGTTCTTCCCAAGATTTCATAATCGTCCTTCATATCTCGCAGGAAATTCACTTTTTGGAAAGCAGAACCCAAAATCATTGCAGAAGGTTTCAATTTTTCAAATTCTTCTTTATCACCATCAACAAAAATCTGGAGACACATCAAACCAACAACTTCTGCCGAGCCAAGAATATATTCTTTATACAAATCAGAATTATAATCAATCTTGTGAAGATCCATCTCCATACTTCTGAGAAACTGATTGATTAACTGATAATCAATTTCATATTTGTGAACTGTTTCCTGAAACGACTGCAGAATAGGATTAAGAGAAATTTTTTCTTCCAAAGCTAACATTGTTTCATCTCGAAATCTGGAAAGTAATTTTTGTTTATCAAAACCGTGAAAGCTATCGACAATCTCGTCTGCCAGTCGAACGTAACCATAAATGGCGTAAATACAATTTCTAATTTTTGGTGACAATGCCAAAATACCCAACGAAAAACTGGTGCTGTATTGTTTTGTGGTCGTTTTGCTTACTTTGTAAGAAAGTTCGTCAAATAATTTTTTCATAGTAGTTATTTTTTGTTGGCTTCTATTGCTGCTATTTTTCCTGAAATTATCGATGGTGGAACACCGGGTCCCGGAACTGTCAATTGCCCTGTGTAAAAGAGATTCTTGATCTTTTTATTTTTTAAAGATGGTTTTAAAACTGCTGTTTGCGACAAAGTGTTTGCTAAACCATAAGCATTCCCTTCATAAGCATTGTAGTCATTAACAAAATCATTTATGCAGTAACTTCTTTTATAATCTATTATGGATAGAAGATTAATAGTCTTTGTGTGTTTTTCCAATCGTGCTATCATCTCCAGAAAATATTTTTCTCTCATTTCCTCAGAATCTTTGATTCCCGTTGCGATTGGCATTAGTAAAAAAACATTCTCGCCATTTTCAGGTGCCAGATTATTATCCGTTTTAGATGGGCAACAAACATAGAATAGTGGTTTTGATGGCCATTTTTTATCATCATAGATTTCTTTGGTGTGGAGATCCAATTCGTTTTCAAAGAACAATGTATGATGTTTAAGATTCGGGATTTTTCCTTTGAAACCGAGATAAAATATCAAACAAGAAGGCGCAAAAGTCTTCTTTTTCCAATATTTCTCATCGTAATTTCTGTATTCTTTGGGGATTAGTTTTGATTCTGTGTGATGATAATCAGAGGAAGCAATAATTGTGTCAAACTTCAAGGTTTTTCCATTAACAATGATTCCGGAAGCTTTTTTATCTTCAATAATGATTTGTTCCACATTAGAATTAAGATGAAATTTCACACCTTGATCAGTAGCAATTTCAGACATCGCTTCAATCACTTTGATGAAACCGCCCATCGGATACCAAGTTCCTAATTTATATCCTCCATAATTCATCAGGCTATACAAAGCCGGAATATCTTTTGGTGCTGCACCTAAAAAAATTACAGGAAATTCCATCAAAGTAATCAGTTTCGGATTAGAAAAATATTTTCTTACGAATTGATGGAAATTTGACAATAAATCCAATTTCAAAGCACTTTTTGCAATCTTCGGAGAAACAAATTCAAACCAAGAAAAACAGGGCTTGTTTACGAAATCCTTCATCCCAACTTCATATTTATATTGGGCGTCTTTCATAAAATCATCCAGTTTCTCTCCGGCACCTTTTTCAGTTTGTTCAAAAAGGATTTTCATCTCTTCATAACTTTCCGGAATAGCCATCAAACCATCTGAAAAAACCATTTCGAATTGTGGATTAAGTGGAATCAATTCATAAAAATCAGACGCTTTTTTTGCAAAATCATTAAAAAAATTTTCGATAATATCAG encodes:
- a CDS encoding phytoene/squalene synthase family protein, which encodes MKKLFDELSYKVSKTTTKQYSTSFSLGILALSPKIRNCIYAIYGYVRLADEIVDSFHGFDKQKLLSRFRDETMLALEEKISLNPILQSFQETVHKYEIDYQLINQFLRSMEMDLHKIDYNSDLYKEYILGSAEVVGLMCLQIFVDGDKEEFEKLKPSAMILGSAFQKVNFLRDMKDDYEILGRTYFPNVDITSFDQNVKSEIEKEIEHEFSQALEGIKKLPNSSRFGVYLAYRYYVSLFNKIKKTSANKIINQRIRISNSRKISLMMGCYVEYKFSI
- a CDS encoding phytoene desaturase family protein, with the protein product MKKKIAIIGSGFSGLSAAAYASKMGNEVHVFEKNNSLGGRARSFQTENGYTFDMGPSWYWMPDIIENFFNDFAKKASDFYELIPLNPQFEMVFSDGLMAIPESYEEMKILFEQTEKGAGEKLDDFMKDAQYKYEVGMKDFVNKPCFSWFEFVSPKIAKSALKLDLLSNFHQFVRKYFSNPKLITLMEFPVIFLGAAPKDIPALYSLMNYGGYKLGTWYPMGGFIKVIEAMSEIATDQGVKFHLNSNVEQIIIEDKKASGIIVNGKTLKFDTIIASSDYHHTESKLIPKEYRNYDEKYWKKKTFAPSCLIFYLGFKGKIPNLKHHTLFFENELDLHTKEIYDDKKWPSKPLFYVCCPSKTDNNLAPENGENVFLLMPIATGIKDSEEMREKYFLEMIARLEKHTKTINLLSIIDYKRSYCINDFVNDYNAYEGNAYGLANTLSQTAVLKPSLKNKKIKNLFYTGQLTVPGPGVPPSIISGKIAAIEANKK